The genomic region CTTTGCAGGAATAAGGGCTGTATTAAAAGGTTTAGGAATCTAATTTAGGAGGTAAATCATGGCTGAACGTCTTGACCCCAATACCCAGATAGAAACACCACCAGAGGCTATTATTTTTGCCAAAATTTTGCAGTATGGTTCTATGTTTGGAATAGGTTTAATGATAATTACTTTTCTAATTTATATTTTCGGAATTTTACCATCATTTGTTCCTCCAGAAAAATTGCCTAAAATTTGGCATCTTACTGCTCATGAATTTGTAAAACATATAGGCCTAAAAACTGGCTGGAACTGGATTCATTATATAAATTATGGAGACATTCTAAATTATATTGGCATTGCTTTTTTAGCAGGCCTGGTCATCATTGGTTACGTAGCTATTTTACCCTTCCTTTTTTCTTCTGGAGCCTATGCTGTAGGCATTATATCCGTTCTCGAAATAGCTATTCTTATTTTAGCAGCTTCTGGCATCCTTCAAGCTGGCCACTAATTGTCTGTCAAAAGTGGGGCCTTTGCCCCACTTTTCCTTTCTTTTTAATTTTTCGTTTAAGTATATAAACACTTTTATCGAAATATAAAAACAGCAAAAAAATAGAGAGGGAGAAATCCCATGCTTAAAGCCTATATGGAAAAAGTTTTTTTGGGGAATTTATTCTATCTTCTAAGTTTAACTATTTTTCTATTAAATTTAAGTTCTCCGGTATGGGCTGGAGAAGGAGGTGCTAAACAAACTCTTTCTCTTGCTGGAAATGTTTATATTTTTGGCAAAATTTTAGATTCTCATAAAGAGCCTGTTGCTCAAGCCGAAATTTCCGTTTTTGTTAACGGAAAACCTTATCATTTCGACTCCAAACATGAAATTTCTAAAATTTATACCGAACTTGATGGATCTTTTTATTTAGCTCTTGATATACCCAAAGAAAAATTTCAACAAAGCAAGATAAAGTTAAAAATTTACAAATCAGCATACAAGACCCAGGAGGTTTACCTTTCTCCAAAAGATTTTGCTATAAAAAATGGAGAATATTACACTAAAGTCAAAGTAGTCCTAGAAAGGACTTTAAATCCGGCCTTCTGGATTGCCACAGTTGTTTTCTTCCTTGCTTATATCCTTATTTCTTTTGAGCTCCTTCACCGAACACTGGCGGCTATGCTGGGAGCCGCCATTATGCTGGCTATCAGCTACACTATAGGCACTTTCAATCCTGACTACCATATCATTTCCTACGAAAGTGCCATCAAAGCCATTGATATGAACGTTATTTTTCTCTTGATGGGCATGATGATCATTATCGGTGTTCTCAAAAACACCGGTGTTTTTCAGTGGTGTGCCTACAAATGCTACCAGCTTTCTAGAGGAAATGTATTTCTCCTTTCTATTATTTTGATGGTTTTTACAGCGGTATCTTCTGCCTTTTTAGACAATGTTACTACCATGCTCCTTTTAACACCAGTAACTATTGAAATTGCTCTAGCTTTAAGAATAAATCCTTTATCACTTTTAATCCCTGAAATTCTCGCTTCAAACGTTGGCGGGACGGCCACACTCATCGGTGATCCTCCCAATATCATGATTGGTTCTTATGCCAAATTAACTTTTTTACAGTTTGTTGAAAATCTCGCTCCAGTATGCCTAATAAGTCTTCTAGTGCTTTTTGTTTATAATCGTTTTGTTTTTCAAAGTGAATATAACAAATCAAAAATTGATAATGTCGAAGCTTTTATAGAAAAATTACGTCAAGAATATCAGATAACCGATAAAACTCTTCTTACTTTTGGTCTCCTCATAATGGGAATTGTTATTCTTATGTTTTTACTTCATGGAGTTTTACACATGGAAGTAAGTATTGCGGCTCTTTTCGGAGCTAGTATCTTATTCGCTTATAGCGCTGTTACCAAAAAAGTAGATATCGCTCACTTAGTTGAAAAAGACATTGAG from Thermodesulfatator indicus DSM 15286 harbors:
- a CDS encoding SLC13 family permease is translated as MLKAYMEKVFLGNLFYLLSLTIFLLNLSSPVWAGEGGAKQTLSLAGNVYIFGKILDSHKEPVAQAEISVFVNGKPYHFDSKHEISKIYTELDGSFYLALDIPKEKFQQSKIKLKIYKSAYKTQEVYLSPKDFAIKNGEYYTKVKVVLERTLNPAFWIATVVFFLAYILISFELLHRTLAAMLGAAIMLAISYTIGTFNPDYHIISYESAIKAIDMNVIFLLMGMMIIIGVLKNTGVFQWCAYKCYQLSRGNVFLLSIILMVFTAVSSAFLDNVTTMLLLTPVTIEIALALRINPLSLLIPEILASNVGGTATLIGDPPNIMIGSYAKLTFLQFVENLAPVCLISLLVLFVYNRFVFQSEYNKSKIDNVEAFIEKLRQEYQITDKTLLTFGLLIMGIVILMFLLHGVLHMEVSIAALFGASILFAYSAVTKKVDIAHLVEKDIEWLTLLFFIFLFILVGAVESVGLLDMVADGVLNLSQGNLTIAICLILWVSAIMSAFVDNIPFTATMLPITAYLTKVIPGAESGVLWWALALGACFGGNGTIIGASANVVTLGIAEAAGYRITFFNFMKKAGPYTILTIILANIWLLLFF